Proteins encoded within one genomic window of Corynebacterium aurimucosum:
- a CDS encoding siderophore-interacting protein, giving the protein MTHHRLLPVTLTGNTRLKPRLHRLTFHSPAFSDYPLAGPDEYFGLLMPQDEQDFSPFAVDDANVRAAVTRLPDDIRPALRWYTIRKLNQEACTIDVDVVTHGDNGPGSHWILNAQPGDTAGIYTGQALWQAPRKSQLLLADASALPALWHILEHYEAFSPEILDAVDVVAMITDDDEVEDGLEETWRGKVRSLTMVLAPHDEHCTRARQLLGSRFTPDTAPDSVWVAGEGDLAKAVRSLAVHDWGVPRENVIWSVYWMKGRPRP; this is encoded by the coding sequence TTGACGCATCACCGCCTACTTCCCGTAACCCTCACCGGGAACACCCGCCTCAAGCCGCGACTGCACCGTTTAACTTTTCACTCGCCGGCTTTTAGTGACTACCCCTTAGCCGGGCCTGACGAGTATTTTGGGCTCCTCATGCCCCAAGACGAGCAGGATTTTTCGCCCTTCGCGGTCGACGATGCCAATGTTCGCGCCGCCGTCACCCGATTGCCCGACGACATTCGCCCAGCATTGCGCTGGTACACCATTCGCAAGCTCAACCAAGAAGCGTGCACCATCGATGTCGACGTGGTGACCCATGGCGATAATGGCCCGGGTTCACACTGGATCCTCAATGCCCAACCCGGGGATACCGCCGGAATATATACCGGGCAAGCACTGTGGCAGGCCCCTAGGAAGTCACAACTGTTACTCGCGGATGCCTCTGCTCTACCGGCACTGTGGCACATCCTCGAGCACTACGAAGCCTTCTCACCGGAAATCTTGGATGCAGTCGACGTCGTTGCCATGATCACAGACGACGATGAAGTTGAAGACGGCTTGGAGGAGACGTGGCGCGGCAAGGTCCGCTCACTCACCATGGTCCTGGCTCCACACGACGAACACTGCACACGCGCCAGACAACTTCTCGGCTCCCGCTTCACCCCCGATACCGCACCAGATTCGGTATGGGTTGCCGGTGAAGGGGATCTCGCAAAAGCTGTGCGCTCATTAGCCGTGCATGACTGGGGCGTTCCGCGCGAAAACGTCATCTGGTCCGTGTACTGGATGAAAGGGAGGCCGCGGCCTTAG
- a CDS encoding ABC transporter substrate-binding protein — protein MVAINQRAKAVLAIVSAAAIALAGCSRGSGEDSAGADSAEEVRVASLGLGDADTVLALGITPVAVAPWGSQGDGDGSGVGPWAKELLGDAQPEVIYNTASGFTAEVLEQVTASDPTQIIAVNQAVDQEAKKSLEDIAPLTVKPEGFEDWQIPWEEQVKTIASAVDKEEEGEKLIDQAEDAFEQFKDSHPELQGKRAAIVMPYDGKLGLYTAEDGRGQFIENLGFDIPKELQGDGSSFFVDYAPENYSQLNNVDYLFVLDYNGAADEFKKDSTFQGLDVVKDGRVRYLDTDTGNAMSMPNPLTIPWAVDKFEEKL, from the coding sequence ATGGTTGCTATCAACCAGCGCGCGAAAGCAGTGCTCGCTATTGTCTCAGCGGCAGCGATTGCTTTAGCGGGGTGCTCGCGCGGAAGTGGCGAGGACAGCGCGGGTGCGGACAGTGCTGAGGAGGTGCGCGTTGCCAGCCTGGGGCTCGGTGATGCCGATACCGTGCTGGCACTCGGAATCACTCCGGTTGCCGTAGCGCCCTGGGGTTCGCAAGGCGACGGTGATGGCTCCGGCGTTGGCCCATGGGCGAAGGAACTTTTGGGTGACGCCCAGCCCGAGGTGATTTATAACACCGCTTCCGGTTTCACGGCAGAGGTTCTTGAACAGGTCACGGCCTCGGATCCCACGCAGATCATCGCCGTGAACCAAGCTGTGGATCAGGAGGCGAAGAAATCTCTCGAGGATATCGCCCCGCTGACCGTGAAGCCCGAAGGTTTCGAAGACTGGCAGATTCCCTGGGAGGAGCAAGTTAAGACCATCGCCTCTGCCGTGGATAAGGAAGAGGAGGGGGAGAAGCTCATTGACCAAGCGGAGGACGCCTTTGAGCAGTTCAAGGACTCCCACCCGGAGCTGCAGGGCAAGCGCGCAGCCATCGTCATGCCCTATGACGGGAAGCTGGGCCTCTACACAGCAGAAGACGGCCGCGGCCAGTTCATTGAGAACCTCGGCTTTGACATTCCGAAGGAACTGCAGGGTGATGGCTCCAGCTTCTTCGTGGACTATGCCCCGGAAAACTACTCCCAGCTCAACAACGTGGACTACCTGTTCGTCTTGGATTACAACGGCGCGGCCGATGAATTCAAGAAGGATTCCACGTTCCAGGGCCTCGACGTGGTCAAGGATGGCCGTGTGCGCTACCTGGACACGGACACCGGCAATGCGATGAGCATGCCGAACCCGCTGACGATCCCGTGGGCCGTCGACAAGTTCGAAGAGAAGCTTTAA
- a CDS encoding FecCD family ABC transporter permease, which yields MLALPRKAEAIHGAADARHGDEAAALDSRGRSRALLTTALVVSTFLLLLCSLAVGSRAIPLPDLLSALLRGGEADIENIVWDLRIPRTFVAYFAGAAIAVSGVIAQSWTRNPLADPGFIGITAGASFLVALGAALGVATSTGMRTALALLGAGLATALVLGVSRRFQDPLTLVLVGAGVAAALSSGAMLIGLYSTDVLDSMRRWTIGSTFGRGPEDVAIAGAGLLIGFIIAARVARPLDLLAMGEESSVALGGSPTLTRRGAALSIVVLAGCATAATGPIAFVGFAIPHLLRRFTGPEVTAMIAPAALLGGCSVLTADILGRLIAGPSELEMSIVLAFVGAPFLIWAVHRGEHKL from the coding sequence GTGCTCGCATTACCGAGGAAGGCTGAGGCTATCCACGGTGCTGCGGATGCGCGCCACGGCGATGAGGCAGCCGCATTGGATTCGCGGGGGAGAAGCCGCGCACTGCTCACCACGGCCCTAGTTGTGTCGACCTTCCTCCTTTTGCTGTGCTCATTGGCGGTGGGTTCGAGGGCTATTCCGCTGCCGGATCTGTTGTCTGCGCTCCTCCGCGGAGGCGAAGCAGATATCGAGAACATCGTGTGGGATTTGCGTATTCCCCGCACGTTCGTGGCCTACTTCGCGGGTGCCGCAATCGCGGTATCGGGTGTTATCGCCCAGTCCTGGACTAGAAACCCCTTGGCTGATCCGGGCTTCATCGGTATTACCGCGGGAGCTTCGTTCCTGGTTGCCCTCGGGGCGGCGCTAGGTGTCGCCACCTCAACCGGAATGCGGACCGCGCTCGCCCTCCTCGGCGCTGGCTTAGCCACGGCATTAGTGCTGGGCGTGTCCCGCAGGTTTCAGGATCCCCTGACGCTGGTTCTAGTCGGCGCAGGCGTTGCTGCCGCCTTGAGCTCTGGCGCCATGCTGATCGGCCTGTACTCCACGGATGTTCTCGACAGCATGCGCCGGTGGACCATTGGCTCCACGTTCGGGCGCGGCCCAGAGGATGTCGCCATCGCAGGTGCCGGATTGCTCATCGGGTTTATCATCGCCGCACGTGTGGCGCGCCCGCTCGATCTTCTGGCAATGGGGGAGGAATCCTCGGTTGCTTTAGGTGGCTCGCCCACGCTGACGCGGCGCGGTGCTGCCTTGAGCATCGTTGTCCTAGCAGGATGCGCTACCGCGGCGACGGGGCCCATTGCTTTCGTCGGATTCGCTATCCCCCATCTGCTGCGCCGGTTCACGGGGCCAGAAGTTACCGCGATGATTGCACCGGCCGCATTGCTCGGTGGTTGCTCCGTACTCACTGCGGATATTCTCGGCCGCCTCATCGCAGGTCCCTCTGAGCTGGAGATGTCCATCGTCTTGGCCTTTGTGGGCGCACCATTTCTCATCTGGGCCGTACACCGTGGGGAGCACAAGCTATGA
- a CDS encoding FecCD family ABC transporter permease, whose amino-acid sequence MRGLQKGDVVKQLRSQERQRRTWIWAATCFFVLVAASSYVLLLGQGPVALSPGRVLEILNGGGSRSEIRVVWDLRMPVALATLIVGAALGLAGSWTQSMSRNPLASPDILGVTGGASVMVVLGTVVSRPLLADGLSMFWWRAGLALLGAVLAAILLVALGGIGTSNRIVIVGIALSLLFQALVAYLLRAAELLRAAQSQLWLAGTTGFVRMEVILPLLVGLTPFVVLGLWCARELPLLAHDDLSALSLGVNITRTRALLLVAATGICAVTVSVAGPIGFIALLAPHVGRIVARTPTPVPLVSCAAGAALLSACAVIAGMLPMDAPVGAVSSIIGGCALVILVWNAARRRG is encoded by the coding sequence ATGAGGGGGTTGCAGAAGGGGGACGTCGTCAAGCAACTGCGTTCCCAAGAGCGGCAGCGCCGGACATGGATATGGGCAGCGACCTGCTTCTTTGTTCTGGTCGCAGCAAGCTCATATGTCCTCCTTTTGGGCCAGGGGCCTGTGGCCTTGAGTCCGGGGCGGGTCCTGGAGATTCTCAACGGCGGGGGAAGCCGTAGCGAAATTCGCGTTGTCTGGGACCTGCGCATGCCGGTAGCTCTCGCGACCCTCATTGTGGGTGCCGCGCTCGGACTGGCGGGGTCGTGGACGCAGTCAATGTCGCGCAATCCGCTGGCCTCGCCTGACATTCTTGGCGTGACTGGTGGCGCGTCCGTCATGGTGGTCCTCGGAACGGTAGTCTCCCGGCCGCTGCTTGCCGACGGGCTCTCCATGTTCTGGTGGAGGGCCGGGCTCGCGCTGTTGGGTGCCGTGCTGGCAGCCATCCTGCTGGTGGCACTTGGGGGAATCGGCACGAGCAACCGCATCGTCATCGTCGGAATCGCGCTCTCCCTGCTGTTTCAAGCGCTGGTGGCGTATCTCTTGCGCGCAGCCGAGCTCCTCCGCGCGGCGCAATCGCAGCTGTGGCTGGCGGGAACCACGGGCTTCGTGCGGATGGAGGTCATTCTTCCTTTGCTCGTGGGGTTGACTCCTTTTGTGGTGCTTGGCCTGTGGTGTGCTCGGGAGTTGCCGCTTCTTGCGCATGATGATCTCTCGGCCCTTTCCCTCGGGGTTAACATCACGCGAACACGCGCGCTGCTGCTGGTCGCAGCTACGGGCATCTGCGCGGTGACCGTATCCGTGGCCGGCCCCATTGGTTTCATCGCGCTCCTGGCCCCGCATGTGGGGCGCATTGTTGCCCGAACGCCCACGCCGGTGCCCCTAGTCTCCTGCGCTGCCGGCGCCGCTTTGTTGAGCGCGTGCGCTGTCATTGCTGGAATGCTGCCGATGGACGCTCCAGTGGGCGCTGTCTCCTCCATCATCGGAGGTTGTGCCCTGGTCATCTTGGTGTGGAATGCCGCACGGCGGAGAGGATAA
- a CDS encoding ABC transporter ATP-binding protein, whose amino-acid sequence MPHGGEDKKLVKDREITATGIHAGYKDGEDILSGVDLVARPGEITTLIGPNGCGKSTLLKTLSKILRPRQGSVHIGDLDVHAMSPKEAAAHVALLPQQPMAPDGLRVGELVARGRYPHLGRGRGLSAKDRDIIAQACVETGIIDFIDRDIAALSGGQRQRVWLALALAQDTPVLLLDEPTTFLDPAHAISVLELVRKQADAGKTVVVVLHDLMLAGQYSDTMVVMNNGEVIAQGTPRQALRKDVLAAAYGIDVEIWDDPRGDAPVIVPRGVLGD is encoded by the coding sequence ATGCCGCACGGCGGAGAGGATAAAAAACTTGTGAAAGACAGAGAAATTACAGCTACCGGTATTCATGCCGGCTATAAGGACGGGGAAGACATCCTGTCCGGCGTTGACTTGGTGGCCCGCCCAGGTGAAATCACCACGCTTATTGGACCGAATGGTTGCGGCAAGTCCACGCTGTTGAAGACCTTGTCTAAGATTCTTCGCCCGCGACAGGGGAGCGTGCACATCGGTGATTTGGACGTGCATGCTATGAGCCCGAAGGAAGCAGCTGCCCACGTGGCGCTCCTTCCGCAGCAGCCGATGGCGCCGGATGGGCTGCGGGTGGGCGAGCTCGTAGCGCGCGGCCGCTACCCGCACCTGGGCCGCGGGCGGGGACTGTCCGCGAAGGACCGCGACATCATCGCGCAGGCCTGCGTGGAGACTGGTATTATTGACTTCATCGACCGTGACATCGCGGCGCTCTCGGGCGGCCAACGCCAGCGCGTGTGGCTGGCGCTTGCTTTGGCGCAGGACACGCCGGTGCTGCTTCTCGACGAACCCACAACCTTCCTCGATCCAGCCCACGCCATTAGCGTTTTAGAGCTTGTGCGCAAACAAGCCGACGCGGGGAAAACAGTCGTCGTCGTGTTGCACGATCTCATGCTGGCCGGCCAGTACTCCGACACCATGGTGGTCATGAACAATGGCGAGGTCATCGCGCAGGGAACTCCCCGCCAGGCGTTGCGGAAAGACGTGTTGGCAGCCGCCTATGGCATCGACGTCGAGATCTGGGATGACCCGCGAGGCGACGCCCCTGTCATCGTTCCGCGTGGGGTGCTCGGTGACTAG
- the rplJ gene encoding 50S ribosomal protein L10, which yields MANPKNTADLAALKEKLEGANSIVLTEYRGLTVGQLQELRTNLGFDVEYSVAKNTLFKIAANEAGIEGLDEHLTGPTAIAFIKGEAVDAAKVITKFADDNKALVIKGGYMDGNALSADQVEAIAKLDNRETTLAKLAGAMKGSMAKAAAVFNAPATKMVRTAAALQDKKAAEA from the coding sequence ATGGCAAACCCGAAGAACACCGCAGACCTGGCGGCACTGAAGGAGAAGCTCGAGGGTGCAAACTCCATCGTGCTTACCGAGTACCGTGGCCTGACCGTGGGTCAGCTCCAGGAGCTGCGTACCAACCTCGGCTTTGACGTTGAGTACTCCGTCGCCAAGAACACCCTTTTCAAGATCGCTGCCAACGAAGCTGGCATCGAGGGTCTTGACGAGCACCTGACTGGCCCGACCGCTATTGCGTTCATCAAGGGCGAGGCAGTGGATGCTGCGAAGGTCATCACCAAGTTCGCTGATGACAACAAGGCACTCGTTATCAAGGGTGGCTACATGGACGGCAACGCTCTGTCTGCCGACCAGGTTGAGGCCATCGCCAAGCTGGACAACCGCGAGACCACCCTCGCAAAGCTGGCTGGCGCCATGAAGGGTTCTATGGCAAAGGCTGCCGCCGTATTCAACGCTCCTGCAACCAAGATGGTCCGCACCGCTGCGGCCCTGCAGGACAAGAAGGCTGCGGAAGCTTAA
- the rplL gene encoding 50S ribosomal protein L7/L12: MAKLTKDELIEAFKEMTLIELSEFVKEFEEVFDVEAAAPVAAVAAGAPAAGGAAEEEKTEFDVVLTDAGAKKIGVIKAVREIVSGLGLKEAKELVEGAPKAILEGASKDDADAAKAKLEEAGASVELK, encoded by the coding sequence ATGGCTAAGCTCACCAAGGACGAGCTCATTGAAGCTTTCAAGGAAATGACCCTCATCGAGCTCTCCGAGTTCGTCAAGGAGTTCGAGGAGGTCTTCGACGTTGAGGCCGCTGCTCCGGTTGCTGCTGTTGCTGCTGGTGCCCCGGCTGCCGGCGGTGCCGCTGAGGAAGAGAAGACCGAGTTCGACGTCGTTCTGACCGACGCTGGCGCTAAGAAGATCGGCGTTATTAAGGCTGTCCGCGAGATCGTCTCCGGCCTGGGCCTGAAGGAAGCTAAGGAGCTCGTTGAGGGTGCTCCGAAGGCTATCCTCGAGGGTGCTTCCAAGGACGACGCTGATGCTGCTAAGGCTAAGCTCGAAGAGGCTGGCGCTTCCGTCGAGCTCAAGTAA
- a CDS encoding DUF3068 domain-containing protein, with amino-acid sequence MLPKSRIFSVLLLGLGVALIAAGLAASSFLSFSPRLPLDIKDTTWTMQDESATGQALSAEGASQYEGPMTYQLNMDIQDPADKDTATLRVGESAIRGGTGNVEDLSFARVWNYPVDRLSGEATGPAALSHTMGSPTAEVPVEGYWLKLPADAEQTTYPVFDPVLRKAADAVFEESLDIDGRTVYRYHQEIEPTNVATLYAGNTTTTLSNEDGSTEQGYLFHAATRDLFVDQATGLVVGMDVDVRDYWADREGNEREVQFAFNGATDEESRAELLQQAERFPRSAVGQWVRWGGVGIGALLVLLGVLGAFRRPANRHAR; translated from the coding sequence ATGCTGCCCAAGTCCCGTATCTTCTCCGTCCTCCTGCTCGGCCTCGGCGTTGCGCTGATCGCTGCCGGCTTGGCGGCGTCGAGCTTCTTGAGCTTTAGCCCGCGCCTGCCGCTGGATATCAAGGACACCACGTGGACGATGCAGGATGAGAGTGCCACTGGGCAAGCACTGTCTGCAGAGGGTGCCTCGCAGTACGAGGGGCCGATGACCTATCAGCTCAATATGGATATCCAGGATCCGGCGGACAAGGACACGGCGACGCTGCGGGTGGGGGAGTCAGCCATCCGTGGCGGCACCGGCAATGTGGAGGACTTAAGCTTTGCGCGCGTGTGGAATTATCCCGTCGACCGCCTCAGCGGTGAGGCCACGGGCCCAGCGGCGCTCTCCCACACCATGGGCTCGCCCACGGCGGAGGTCCCAGTCGAGGGCTACTGGCTGAAGCTGCCCGCTGATGCCGAGCAGACCACCTACCCGGTCTTTGACCCGGTGCTGCGCAAGGCTGCCGACGCCGTCTTCGAGGAATCCCTCGACATCGATGGTCGCACGGTCTACCGCTACCATCAGGAGATTGAGCCCACCAACGTGGCTACCCTTTATGCCGGGAACACGACCACCACGCTGAGCAACGAGGACGGCTCCACCGAGCAGGGCTACCTCTTCCATGCCGCAACACGGGACCTCTTTGTAGACCAAGCCACCGGACTCGTCGTGGGGATGGACGTTGATGTGCGGGACTATTGGGCTGACCGCGAGGGCAACGAGCGTGAGGTGCAGTTCGCCTTCAACGGTGCCACTGATGAGGAATCCCGCGCGGAGCTGCTCCAGCAAGCAGAGCGCTTCCCGCGGAGTGCTGTGGGGCAGTGGGTGCGCTGGGGTGGCGTCGGCATCGGCGCGCTTCTGGTGCTGCTTGGGGTGCTGGGTGCTTTTCGACGTCCCGCCAACCGCCACGCCCGCTAG
- the rpoB gene encoding DNA-directed RNA polymerase subunit beta — protein MAVSRQTKSVANIPGAPKRYSFAKISEPIAVPGLLDLQLDSYAWLIGTPEWREREQAERGEDARVTSGLEDILEELSPIQDYSGNMSLSLSEPRFEPVKNTVDECKEKDINYSAPLYVTAEFINNDTQEIKSQTVFIGDFPMMTDKGTFIVNGTERVIVSQLVRSPGVYFDQTIDKSTERPLHSVKVIPSRGAWLEFDVDKRDTVGVRIDRKRRQPVTVLLKALGWSEEQIKERFGFSELMMSTLESDGVANTDEALLEIYRKQRPGEQPTRDLAQALLDNSFFRAKRYDLAKVGRYKVNRKLGLGGDHDGLMTLTEEDIAVTLEYLVRLHAGEREMKAPNGEMISIHTDDIDHFGNRRLRTVGELIQNQVRVGLSRMERVVRERMTTQDAESITPTSLINVRPVSAAIREFFGTSQLSQFMDQNNSLSGLTHKRRLSALGPGGLSRERAGIEVRDVHASHYGRMCPIETPEGPNIGLIGSLASYARVNAFGFIETPYRKVVDGKVTDQVEYLTADEEDRFAIAQAEVEKDADGTLTGDRIEVRLKDGDIGVTDASGVDYVDVSPRQMVSVATAMIPFLEHDDANRALMGANMQRQAVPLVRSEAPYVGTGMEQRAAYDAGDLIITPKAGVVENVTADLITIMDDEGQRDTYMLRKFERTNQNTNYNQTPLVSLGDRVEAGQVLADGPGTHNGEMSLGRNLLVAFMPWEGHNYEDAIILNQRIVEEDILTSIHIEEHEIDARDTKLGPEEITREIPNVSDDVLRDLDERGIVRIGADVRAGDILVGKVTPKGETELTPEERLLRAIFGEKAREVRDTSMKVPHGETGKVIGVSRFSREDDDDLAPGVNEMIRVYVAQKRKIQDGDKLAGRHGNKGVVGKILPPEDMPFMEDGTPVDIILNTHGVPRRMNIGQVLEVHLGWLAHAGWKIDTEDPANAELLKTLPEELYDVPPESLTATPVFDGATNEEISRLLASSKPNRDGDVMVDEHGKARLFDGRSGEPYLYPVSVGYMYMLKLHHLVDEKIHARSTGPYSMITQQPLGGKAQFGGQRFGEMEVWAMQAYGAAYTLQELLTIKSDDVVGRVKVYEAIVKGDNIPDPGIPESFKVLLKELQSLCLNVEVLSTDGTPMELSGSDDDDMDGAPSLGINLSRDERSDADIA, from the coding sequence TTGGCAGTCTCCCGCCAGACCAAGTCAGTGGCCAACATCCCTGGAGCCCCGAAGCGATACTCCTTCGCTAAAATCAGCGAGCCTATCGCCGTCCCGGGCCTCCTTGATCTACAACTCGATTCTTACGCGTGGCTCATCGGCACCCCCGAGTGGCGCGAGCGCGAGCAGGCAGAGCGCGGCGAAGACGCACGCGTGACGAGCGGCCTTGAGGATATCCTCGAGGAGCTTTCTCCGATCCAGGATTACTCGGGCAACATGTCCCTGTCCCTGTCGGAGCCTCGCTTCGAGCCGGTGAAGAACACCGTGGACGAGTGCAAAGAGAAGGACATCAACTACTCGGCGCCACTGTATGTCACCGCAGAATTCATCAATAACGACACCCAGGAGATTAAGTCCCAGACCGTCTTCATCGGCGATTTCCCGATGATGACCGATAAGGGCACCTTCATCGTCAACGGCACCGAGCGCGTTATCGTTTCGCAGCTCGTGCGTTCCCCGGGTGTCTACTTCGACCAGACCATCGACAAGTCCACCGAGCGCCCGCTGCACTCCGTGAAGGTGATTCCTTCCCGCGGTGCATGGTTGGAGTTTGACGTCGACAAGCGCGACACCGTCGGCGTTCGTATCGACCGCAAGCGCCGCCAGCCGGTCACCGTGTTGCTCAAGGCCCTGGGGTGGAGCGAAGAGCAGATCAAGGAGCGCTTCGGCTTCTCCGAGCTCATGATGTCCACCCTTGAGTCCGATGGCGTGGCCAACACCGATGAGGCTCTGCTGGAGATCTACCGCAAGCAGCGCCCAGGCGAGCAGCCCACGCGTGACCTCGCACAGGCACTGCTGGATAACTCCTTCTTCCGCGCCAAGCGCTATGACCTGGCCAAGGTGGGCCGCTACAAGGTCAACCGCAAGCTCGGCCTGGGCGGAGACCACGATGGTCTGATGACCCTGACCGAGGAAGACATCGCTGTCACCCTCGAGTACCTCGTGCGCCTGCACGCCGGCGAGCGTGAGATGAAGGCCCCGAACGGTGAGATGATCTCCATCCACACCGACGACATCGACCACTTCGGTAACCGTCGTCTGCGCACCGTCGGCGAGCTCATCCAGAACCAGGTCCGCGTGGGCCTGTCCCGCATGGAGCGCGTCGTCCGCGAGCGCATGACCACCCAGGACGCCGAGTCGATTACCCCGACTTCCCTGATCAACGTCCGTCCGGTTTCTGCTGCTATCCGCGAGTTCTTCGGTACCTCCCAGCTCTCGCAGTTCATGGACCAGAACAACTCCCTGTCCGGCCTGACCCACAAGCGCCGCCTGTCCGCGCTGGGCCCGGGCGGTCTGTCCCGTGAGCGCGCCGGCATTGAGGTGCGAGACGTTCACGCTTCGCACTACGGCCGCATGTGCCCGATTGAGACGCCGGAAGGCCCGAACATTGGCCTGATCGGTTCGCTGGCTTCCTACGCCCGTGTGAACGCTTTTGGCTTCATTGAGACCCCGTACCGCAAGGTTGTGGACGGCAAAGTCACCGACCAGGTGGAGTACCTCACCGCCGATGAAGAGGATCGCTTCGCTATCGCGCAGGCTGAGGTTGAGAAGGATGCCGACGGCACCTTGACCGGCGACCGCATCGAGGTCCGCCTCAAGGATGGCGATATCGGTGTGACCGACGCCTCCGGCGTGGACTACGTTGACGTGTCCCCGCGCCAGATGGTCTCCGTGGCAACCGCCATGATTCCGTTCCTCGAGCACGACGATGCTAACCGTGCGCTCATGGGCGCGAACATGCAGCGCCAGGCCGTGCCGCTGGTTCGCTCCGAGGCCCCGTACGTGGGCACCGGTATGGAGCAGCGCGCTGCCTACGATGCTGGTGACCTCATCATCACCCCGAAGGCGGGTGTGGTCGAGAACGTCACCGCGGACCTCATCACCATCATGGATGACGAGGGCCAGCGCGATACTTACATGCTGCGCAAGTTCGAGCGCACCAACCAGAACACCAACTACAACCAGACTCCGCTGGTCTCCCTGGGTGACCGTGTGGAGGCAGGCCAGGTGCTTGCCGACGGCCCCGGTACCCACAACGGTGAGATGTCCCTCGGCCGCAACCTGCTGGTTGCCTTCATGCCGTGGGAAGGCCACAACTACGAGGATGCCATCATCCTCAACCAGCGCATCGTGGAGGAAGACATCCTCACCTCGATCCACATCGAAGAGCACGAGATCGATGCTCGCGATACCAAGCTGGGCCCGGAGGAGATCACCCGCGAGATCCCGAACGTCTCCGATGACGTTCTGCGTGACCTCGACGAGCGCGGCATCGTCCGCATCGGTGCTGACGTCCGCGCGGGCGATATCCTCGTCGGTAAGGTCACCCCGAAGGGTGAGACCGAGCTGACCCCGGAGGAGCGCCTCCTGCGCGCCATCTTCGGTGAGAAGGCCCGCGAGGTTCGCGATACCTCTATGAAGGTGCCGCACGGTGAGACCGGTAAGGTCATCGGCGTTTCCCGCTTCTCCCGCGAGGATGATGACGATCTGGCCCCGGGCGTCAACGAAATGATCCGCGTCTACGTGGCTCAGAAGCGCAAGATCCAGGACGGCGATAAGCTCGCCGGCCGCCACGGTAACAAGGGCGTTGTGGGCAAGATTCTCCCGCCGGAGGATATGCCGTTCATGGAGGATGGCACCCCGGTGGACATCATCCTCAACACCCACGGTGTGCCGCGTCGTATGAACATCGGCCAGGTTCTCGAGGTTCACCTCGGCTGGCTGGCACACGCCGGTTGGAAGATCGACACCGAGGACCCGGCCAACGCTGAGCTGCTCAAGACCCTGCCGGAAGAGCTGTACGACGTCCCGCCGGAGTCTCTCACCGCAACCCCGGTCTTCGACGGCGCCACCAACGAGGAGATCTCTCGTCTGCTGGCTTCCTCCAAGCCGAACCGCGATGGTGACGTCATGGTGGATGAGCACGGCAAGGCCCGCCTCTTCGACGGCCGCTCCGGCGAGCCCTACCTGTACCCGGTTTCCGTCGGCTACATGTACATGCTCAAGCTGCACCACCTCGTCGACGAGAAGATTCACGCCCGCTCCACCGGTCCGTACTCCATGATTACCCAGCAGCCGCTGGGTGGTAAGGCACAGTTCGGTGGCCAGCGCTTCGGTGAGATGGAGGTGTGGGCAATGCAGGCATACGGCGCTGCCTACACCCTGCAGGAGCTGTTGACCATCAAGTCCGATGACGTGGTCGGCCGCGTCAAGGTCTACGAGGCCATTGTCAAGGGTGACAACATCCCGGATCCGGGCATCCCGGAGTCCTTCAAGGTCCTCCTCAAGGAGCTGCAGTCCCTCTGCCTGAACGTGGAGGTTCTCTCCACCGACGGCACTCCGATGGAACTGTCCGGCTCCGACGATGACGACATGGACGGCGCTCCGTCCCTGGGCATTAACCTGTCCCGCGACGAGCGCTCCGACGCAGACATCGCCTAG